Below is a window of Bacteroidota bacterium DNA.
AATCACCCCAATTGAAATACAATACCCACAATATTAGTTTAATTTTTTGGCCATTTAAAGATACCAGAAAAAAGGCAAATTGTAATTGCGATACGAACGGGAAGAAAATTTAACAATTATTACCTCACCAATTTTACAGGCACACCTGCTTTTTCGTTTTCGGTATCTATATATAATAAATAAATGCCATGTGCCAAATTGCTCAAATCAATTGTCGTATTCAAATTACCATCACTGATAGCTCGTGCTTCCTGTGATAATAATTTCCCTGTGATGTCTGTAATTCTTAATGATACATGCGAACTATTTCCCACGGTAGCTATTAGGTTAAACACACCGTCGTTACTAGGGTTTGGCCATACACGTACTATTGCAGTATAATATACATTAGCGATGCCTACCGAGTTGAAATTATAGGATAGTGATGCGGGGGAAGTGCATCCGAAACTATCTATATATGCTACAGTATATAATCCCTTTTGAATGGGGACAAAATGATTAACAGAGGTGGTTCCTGTTATATTTCCCGCTAGTTTCCATACATAAGAAGTGGCACCTGCTGGCGATGCAATAAGTGTATCTCCTTGCTGGGTAATAATAGGAGTTGCTGGGGTGTGGAATGTAAATGTATGTGCTAGTGAGGTGGCAGTACAGCCATTGTTATCAATAATAGTAACCGTAAGAGTTGTGGTCTGTTTAATCGTGATAGCGGGAGTTGTTTCTCCTGTGCTCCAATTATATACATTTGCAGTGCCCGCTGTTAGCATAATACTATCGCCGGAACATAAATCTTTGGGACCACCAGGGGTAATAAATGCTTGCGGTGCATTATATATATTTATGCTTATAATATTAGAACTGTCCATACCACACAACGTGGACACCACTGCACGATAATTCGTTTGTGCAGTAGGAGAAACAGTGATGGAATTGCTTGTATTTCCTGCACTAACCCACGATGTGCCATTATAATATTGCCAATCGATACTACCTGTATTTCCAGCAAGTAATAAATCGGTAGAAGCACCAGGGCATATTGACGTTGCGTTTGTGGAGGCAGTCCCTGCAATTGCTTTGGGGTTTATAGTTATTGATATAGTTTTAGAAGTATCAGTTCCACATTTTCCACTGGTTACCAATGCACGATAAGATGCGGCTACTGTTGGTAATACATATATATTATTTGCCGATGATCCTAAATTTTGCCAGTTATTGCTATTATCATATTGCCATTCGATGGTTCCTGTATTTCCAGTAAGTGCGAAAAATGCTGAATCGCCAGGACAAATTGAGGATGCAGATGCAAATATATTTCCTGCTACTGCGGCAGGAGTTATTATAATACTTATTGTTTTAGAAGTATCCGTGCCACATAATCCTGCTGTAATTAAAGCTCTATAATCTGTATTTACAGTTGGTGAAACATATATACTATTTGCTGATGAACCTATACTTTGCCAAGCATTACCATTATAATATTGCCAATCGATATTTCCTATATTGTTTGATATAGCTAAATTGACAGAATCACCATTACAAATCGTAGTTGAACTTGCTGCAATACTACCTGCCACAGCTTTTGAATTCACAGTTAAAGTAACTTGGTTTGAAGAATCGGGAGCACAAACACCCGATGTGAGATAAGCTCTATATATAATTGTAGATACTGGTGCTATTTTATATGGATTTGCAGATGAGGCTAAACTAACCCATGCCGAACCATTAAAATACTGCCATGCAATATTGCCTGAGCTACTGCTTAATGATAAGGCAACCGAATCGCCTGCACAGATAGTATTTACAGAAAGCGATGCTGTTCCACCAATTGCCTTGGGACTAACAGTAACAGTAATTTGATTTGATGAATCATTTGGGCAAATACTGGAAGCCACATAAGCTCTATAACTGGTATTATTTGCAGGGCCTACTTTATGAGGATTTGCCGAAGAACCTGTGCTGGTCCAAACACCTGCAGATAAATATTGCCATATAATACTTCCTGCACTTCCCGAAAGTGTAAGACTCACCGAATCACCACTACAAATAGAAGATGCCGACAAGCCTGCCGTACCGCCCACAGCCTTGGCTGCAATAGCAACTATAACAGGAGCTGATGTGGTTGATTGACCATAAGAATCTGTTACTTTCACGATGATTGTATCAGTTCCGGCTGATGAAGGATTATAATATAACGAATCGTAGGGATGGCCTTTACCTGATGATAATAATGTGGAACCGTTTTTATACCATCGGTAAGTATACCCCGTATCATATCCAGTGCTGTATTGTTGGCCAATTCCTATGCAAAAAGCTATATTGCTATTGGGTGAAATAACTGGGTTTGGCGGAGATGCAATATCAATAGTATAATCTTCGCATTCGCCCACATCCAACAAGTTTGTATTGGCCACAAAACAGGGATTAAATTTACAAGCACCTGTATAGAAATAATAGTAATAGCCTGACATAATCCGCAAACGATAAGAGCCTTGTGCCTGCCCTGAAGGTACTGTGAATGGAATGGTATCGGTATATTGATGATAGGTGTTGCGACCAAGTTCTTCAGTCGAATCGAACACCGCATTACTATTCCAGTCTACCCATGCTATGGTTGCTTGCGGATAAGTAACTGAGCTAGACCCTGGTGTAACATATAATGAATAATTTGTACCTGCCACAAGATTGGCAATATTGGCCGAGTAATCAGTATAGTAAGCTGCACTGCTAGTTGGCACACCCGATGATTTGCTCAAATTGTTGAGGCTAACTTTGGTGATACCCCATTGATAGTTATTATTATAATAGTTGGCAACACCACCTGTGGGCGTACAGTAATCAATTTTTCTGCTACCATAAGGGGCAGCGGTATCGGGGGTGTAACTAGCAGTATTAAGCTTAAAAGCCGTGCAAGTTGCATCAATATAATTTCCAATTTTTGCACCAGAATTTACATCATAACTAATCCAGAAAAAATTAGATCCTGTCTGCAAAGTAATAGAATCGGTAAATGATATGGCTGAGCTACTAGGGCTTGATATAGTGCTACCAAATTGTGTAGTAGTATTATAATTAGAATCAGTACCTGTATACCAAAGTCGGGCATTACTGATATCATTAGTATTGGTAGTACCTGTTGTATAAAAGGTGAACGATTTGGCAGCTATTGGAAATGCGGCTCCCTTGGTATTTATTTTTATATGTATTACTTCGTTATTGGTGGTATTGAGCTGTACCGATTTTTTATTTTGAAAGGTCTGAGCAGAAATATAAAACATGCTTTTTATTGTATCAACATTTAAAGTATAATCTTCAGTTTCGCCATATGAAAATTGAGAACAGGAAGCTGCTGCGTAGGAGGTATAATAATCAGCTCTTATTCTTACTTGGTATTTGCCAACTAAAGTAGAATTTGGAACTAAGAACGATCCAGCAGCTTTAAGAGAAGTGGTTAATTGATTTGCCACCACACGTTCAGTTGAATCAAAAGTACCGTCACTGTTGAAATCGACCCATATATTTATATATTGTGCATATACATAAGAAGTGATATTATAGTTTACATATTCACCTTGATTGGTAGTAGTGCTGCTACTTGTATAATCGGAATAGGAAGTGCTGCTACAACCAGAAGTTTTACTGATGGAATCTAAAACTACATTACTCATATACATATAACATGGGTAAAGAGAATTGGGAGGAATACAATAATATATTTTTCTATCCCCATTTGGATTATTGGTGTCGGGTGCATACGTAGTATTGCCAAGTGTTACTGAATCGCAACCCGCATCTATATGGTTGTTCAATTTGGCATACGAAGGAATATCATAAGTTAACCAAAAATAATTGCAACCTGAAGTAGTCAATATCATAGAATCATTGATAGTAAAATTATTCCCAGGATAGGTAACATTGCTGCCAAACTGTGTAGTAGCAGCAAATACAGGACTTGAACCTGTATACCATATTTTAGCATTCCTAATTTCGTTGCTATCTGTGGTTCCTGTGGAATTAAGTTGGAATGATTTTACGGGTAAGGGATTGGCAACCCCAACAGTATATATTTTAATTCCGATTACTTGATTATTGGTAGTGTTACGTTGAACATTGATTGTATTTTGTGTAGTAGCAGATGATATATAATTCATATTTTTCATCGTATCAACATTTAACATATAGTCTTCTGTTTCGCCGTAATATAATTTGCTACATGCTGTGGTATTATAATAAGTATAATAATCTGCAGTTACCCTCACCACGTGTTGACCCACACTTGTACTAGTAGGTATAGCAAAGGTTCCACTAGCTTTCAAATTAGTTGATAATTGATTTTTTACCACTTGTTCGGCAGAATCAAACAAACCATTATCATTAAAATCGACCCATATTCCGATATACATATTATATGCATATAATGATATATTATAATTAATATAATCTCCTTGCGAGGTAGCGGTGCTCAAATTGGTGAAATCGCTAAACGAAGTAGGGCTACAACCTGAATTACTATTGATGGAGTCGATTGTAACATTATTTATATACATATAAGTACAGGGAGAGTATGAGGTTGCTGGCACGCAATAATATATTTTTCGACTTCCATAGGGAGCAATAGAATCGGGCATATATATAGTTCCAGAGATATCAAGTGAATCGCAACCTGCATCCAGCAAATTGCCTAGTACCGCAGATGGTCTAACATCATAAGCAATCCAGAAATAATTAAATCCAGAAGAAAGTGCTATGGAATCGTTCACAGTAATACTACTTCCAGGATTTGAAACTGTAGCACCCACTTGTGTAATAGTAGAAAATGTAGAATTTGTTCCTGTATAATATACTTTGGCATTTGATACATCTGCTAAATTAGTAGTTCCTGTACTATTCAAATATAAATTATTCAATTTTAGAGGACTCAACGAACCCCAGGTACTCACTTTGATTTTTATAATTTCGTTATTGCTAGAACCTCTTGAAACATTGGGCGTAATTTGAAAAGTAGTGGTTGAATTATATACCATATTACTTTGTGCCAATACATTTGCGGTATAATCTTCTATTTCTCCATAGTAGCCATCAGCACAAGCATCTAGCGATGTATATGAATAAGCGTATTGATGTCTTACCCGCATACGGTGATATCCAATGGCAGCACCTGCGGGTATTGTAATAGTCGTATTGCCAGTTGAGTTGGTTACTACAAGATATTTATTTAAAAGCTGTTCATTTGTATTATTAAAATTACCATCATCATCAAAGTCAATCCATATATTTATATAGGCATTATACGAAGTGACCGCTATACTGCTATTATATGTAATTCCTTGCTCAAATTTTACCACCTTATTGGTATAATCATTATATGCTTTCGAATTGCAACTAGTGCCTGTATTATTTGCCAAATCGGAAACCTCAAAATTACTGATACACATACCACCAGAAAAACATCCATAAGTCATAGTAGGTATACAATAGTTGATTAACCTAAACCCTGCGGGGGCTGTTATTGCTGGCGTTACCACAGTATCTATGTCTATACTGGTACATTCAGCATCGAGTGAATCACCCACTTTGGCAGCAGAATCTATATCATATACCAACCAAAAATAATTGTCGCTATTGCTCACTAATTCCTGACTTCCGTTAAATGCAAAACTACCCGATGGGGAATTTACGGTACTTCCAAATTTTGTGATTGTATTAAATGTCGTTCCCACACCTGTATAGTATAATTTTGAATTTTTGATATTCGCTACATTACTTGTACCATTGGTATTAAAACTAAATGAAAAAGCAGTATCTGTAGCATTACATGCAGGTGTTACATTAATCCTCAACATCACATTATTGTTAGTGCCAGGTGTTATATTTTGTGTGTTTTGTAGCAAAGTTGCAGCAGTATATGTTGACAAATTTGAACCAATACCTACTGCATGCCATGCAGCAGCCACTGCAAACATTTCATTGGAACAAGTACCGAATAAATCTTCTGCTGCCAGCAAAGAATAGGTGCGGGCATCATCATACTGTGCGGAAGAATATAAATAATAAGTAAGCGTACGGAAAGCTATAGCTCCTGCTTTATGGATGCCAATTGAGTCCACATTATAATAGTCGCCATTATCGTTAGTGCCTGTATCGCCTTCAGATAATAAATAGAACCAATAATTTTGAACCCCGCTATTGGTATGCACACCGCCATTATCGGCAGCACCCGTATACCAGTTTTGACCATAATAAGTATCAGGTTGGTTTTTCGATTTGGGATTAGCCATGGAGCGAATCGTCCAACCAATCTTGGTGGCAAGATCCCATTCAAATTTTCCTGAATCACCATACCACTCTATCGCAGTTCCCAAACAATCACTGAAAGATTCATTTAATGCACCACTCTCGTACGAATAATTTAATCCGGCTGTAAATGTTGTTAAACCGTGGGTAATTTCGTGGCCTGCAATATCCAAGGAAACAAGCGGGTTGATCGTACTTCCATTACCATCACCATAAGTCATATAGCTGCCATTCCAAAAAGCATTCGAATAATTGCTTGAATAATGTATATAGCTTATCAGTTTAAATCCTGAACCATTAATACTATTTCTTCCATGAACATTCTTATAATAGTCGTATGTCATTTCACTCCCAAAATGTGCATCTGTAGCATATTCATCTTTGTTACTGTTTACATTATTCCAAAGTGTGTCGGCATCTGTAAAATCAACCGCACTGCCATAGCTAGTTCCTTTTTGCATATTATAAGTCTCCACCCCATTGCCTCGTTTTGTTTCACGCAATCTGAAACTATTGGCAGCATAATAATCAGTTATTATTTGTTGCGTGCCGCTCATCGCGGTTTTAGCGGTTACAGGTGTGTCGGCAGTATGAATCCTATCTAAATGTGCAAGCACCTCTCCTACTTGAGCATCCACAAAAACATATTGGCGACTCATCGGGTCGATAGCGTATATATCGAATTTAAAGGCCAATCTATAACGCTTGGAGTCGGTAACATAATCGCTGGCTACATATACCATTTCGCCTTTGGGATACCAAGTGGCATATAAATCTTTTCTTTGCATTTTGATAAGCTGTTCGCTCATGGGGTCGTCCCACATAAATACTTTTGCGTTCATGTGTGCTATTGCACTTTTCA
It encodes the following:
- a CDS encoding GEVED domain-containing protein — protein: MQQKLEPIAAKLLFKPYSSIPSFLKFKATAQPSFEEFMPWFKNTMGLDESFELKLLTQEADQIGYTHYRYQQLYNGLLVENTMYLIHVKNGKVVSMNGLLYDNFNSSNSKNISESDALKSAIAHMNAKVFMWDDPMSEQLIKMQRKDLYATWYPKGEMVYVASDYVTDSKRYRLAFKFDIYAIDPMSRQYVFVDAQVGEVLAHLDRIHTADTPVTAKTAMSGTQQIITDYYAANSFRLRETKRGNGVETYNMQKGTSYGSAVDFTDADTLWNNVNSNKDEYATDAHFGSEMTYDYYKNVHGRNSINGSGFKLISYIHYSSNYSNAFWNGSYMTYGDGNGSTINPLVSLDIAGHEITHGLTTFTAGLNYSYESGALNESFSDCLGTAIEWYGDSGKFEWDLATKIGWTIRSMANPKSKNQPDTYYGQNWYTGAADNGGVHTNSGVQNYWFYLLSEGDTGTNDNGDYYNVDSIGIHKAGAIAFRTLTYYLYSSAQYDDARTYSLLAAEDLFGTCSNEMFAVAAAWHAVGIGSNLSTYTAATLLQNTQNITPGTNNNVMLRINVTPACNATDTAFSFSFNTNGTSNVANIKNSKLYYTGVGTTFNTITKFGSTVNSPSGSFAFNGSQELVSNSDNYFWLVYDIDSAAKVGDSLDAECTSIDIDTVVTPAITAPAGFRLINYCIPTMTYGCFSGGMCISNFEVSDLANNTGTSCNSKAYNDYTNKVVKFEQGITYNSSIAVTSYNAYINIWIDFDDDGNFNNTNEQLLNKYLVVTNSTGNTTITIPAGAAIGYHRMRVRHQYAYSYTSLDACADGYYGEIEDYTANVLAQSNMVYNSTTTFQITPNVSRGSSNNEIIKIKVSTWGSLSPLKLNNLYLNSTGTTNLADVSNAKVYYTGTNSTFSTITQVGATVSNPGSSITVNDSIALSSGFNYFWIAYDVRPSAVLGNLLDAGCDSLDISGTIYMPDSIAPYGSRKIYYCVPATSYSPCTYMYINNVTIDSINSNSGCSPTSFSDFTNLSTATSQGDYINYNISLYAYNMYIGIWVDFNDNGLFDSAEQVVKNQLSTNLKASGTFAIPTSTSVGQHVVRVTADYYTYYNTTACSKLYYGETEDYMLNVDTMKNMNYISSATTQNTINVQRNTTNNQVIGIKIYTVGVANPLPVKSFQLNSTGTTDSNEIRNAKIWYTGSSPVFAATTQFGSNVTYPGNNFTINDSMILTTSGCNYFWLTYDIPSYAKLNNHIDAGCDSVTLGNTTYAPDTNNPNGDRKIYYCIPPNSLYPCYMYMSNVVLDSISKTSGCSSTSYSDYTSSSTTTNQGEYVNYNITSYVYAQYINIWVDFNSDGTFDSTERVVANQLTTSLKAAGSFLVPNSTLVGKYQVRIRADYYTSYAAASCSQFSYGETEDYTLNVDTIKSMFYISAQTFQNKKSVQLNTTNNEVIHIKINTKGAAFPIAAKSFTFYTTGTTNTNDISNARLWYTGTDSNYNTTTQFGSTISSPSSSAISFTDSITLQTGSNFFWISYDVNSGAKIGNYIDATCTAFKLNTASYTPDTAAPYGSRKIDYCTPTGGVANYYNNNYQWGITKVSLNNLSKSSGVPTSSAAYYTDYSANIANLVAGTNYSLYVTPGSSSVTYPQATIAWVDWNSNAVFDSTEELGRNTYHQYTDTIPFTVPSGQAQGSYRLRIMSGYYYYFYTGACKFNPCFVANTNLLDVGECEDYTIDIASPPNPVISPNSNIAFCIGIGQQYSTGYDTGYTYRWYKNGSTLLSSGKGHPYDSLYYNPSSAGTDTIIVKVTDSYGQSTTSAPVIVAIAAKAVGGTAGLSASSICSGDSVSLTLSGSAGSIIWQYLSAGVWTSTGSSANPHKVGPANNTSYRAYVASSICPNDSSNQITVTVSPKAIGGTASLSVNTICAGDSVALSLSSSSGNIAWQYFNGSAWVSLASSANPYKIAPVSTIIYRAYLTSGVCAPDSSNQVTLTVNSKAVAGSIAASSTTICNGDSVNLAISNNIGNIDWQYYNGNAWQSIGSSANSIYVSPTVNTDYRALITAGLCGTDTSKTISIIITPAAVAGNIFASASSICPGDSAFFALTGNTGTIEWQYDNSNNWQNLGSSANNIYVLPTVAASYRALVTSGKCGTDTSKTISITINPKAIAGTASTNATSICPGASTDLLLAGNTGSIDWQYYNGTSWVSAGNTSNSITVSPTAQTNYRAVVSTLCGMDSSNIISINIYNAPQAFITPGGPKDLCSGDSIMLTAGTANVYNWSTGETTPAITIKQTTTLTVTIIDNNGCTATSLAHTFTFHTPATPIITQQGDTLIASPAGATSYVWKLAGNITGTTSVNHFVPIQKGLYTVAYIDSFGCTSPASLSYNFNSVGIANVYYTAIVRVWPNPSNDGVFNLIATVGNSSHVSLRITDITGKLLSQEARAISDGNLNTTIDLSNLAHGIYLLYIDTENEKAGVPVKLVR